A DNA window from Jaculus jaculus isolate mJacJac1 chromosome 1, mJacJac1.mat.Y.cur, whole genome shotgun sequence contains the following coding sequences:
- the LOC101605269 gene encoding olfactory receptor 1030, translating into MIRENSTLVTEFILLGLTECQELQPILFVLFFVIYLITVVGNLGMIVLIRVDFHLHTPMYYFLASLSSLDLCYSTNVTPKMLVNFLSEKKTISYAACLVQCYFFIAMVITEYYMLAVMAYDRYMAICNPLIYTSKMSKGVCIRLIAGPYVYGFLSGLMETMWTYRLTFCGSNVINHFYCADPPLIRLSCSDTYIKETSMFVVAGFNLTNSLLIILISYMLILIAILRMRSAEGRRKAFSTCGSHLVAVTVFYGTLFCMYVRPPTDKSVEQSKVIAVFYTFVSPMLNPIIYSLRNKDVKQAFWKLIRKK; encoded by the coding sequence ATGATCAGAGAAAATTCCACCCTGGTGACTGAATTTATTCTCTTGGGATTAACTGAGTGTCAAGAGCTTCAGCCCATCCTGTTTGTTCTGTTCTTTGTGATCTATCTGATCACTGTTGTGGGGAATCTTGGGATGATAGTGTTGATCAGGGTAGATTTTCACCTGCATACCCCTATGTACTACTTTCTGGCCAGTTTATCTAGCTTGGATTTATGCTATTCCACTAATGTAACTCCCAAGATGTTAGTGAACTTTTTAtcagaaaagaaaaccatttccTATGCTGCTTGTTTGGTCCAGTGTTATTTTTTCATTGCCATGGTGATTACGGAATATTATATGCTAGCTGTCATGGCATATGATAGGTACATGGCCATCTGTAACCCTTTGATTTACACCAGTAAGATGTCCAAAGGAGTCTGCATCCGTCTGATTGCTGGTCCTTATGTCTATGGGTTTCTGAGTGGATTGATGGAAACCATGTGGACATATCGTTTGACCTTCTGTGGCTCCAATGTCATTAACCACTTTTACTGTGCTGACCCTCCCCTCATCAGACTCTCTTGCTCAGATACTTACATTAAGGAAACATCTATGTTTGTGGTAGCAGGATTTAACCTCACCAACTCCCTCCTCATAATCCTTATCTCctacatgctcattctcattgcTATCCTGAGGATGCGCTCAGCTGAAGGCAGGCGCAAAGCTTTCTCCACCTGTGGGTCCCACCTAGTGGCAGTGACTGTGTTTTATGGGACCTTGTTTTGTATGTATGTTAGACCACCCACGGACAAGTCAGTGGAACAGTCTAAAGTCATTGCTGTTTTCTACACTTTTGTTAGTCCCATGTTAAATCCCATCATTTACAGTCTGAGGAACAAAGATGTGAAACAGGCTTTTTGGAAactaatcagaaaaaaataa